A portion of the Diprion similis isolate iyDipSimi1 chromosome 4, iyDipSimi1.1, whole genome shotgun sequence genome contains these proteins:
- the LOC124405482 gene encoding acylphosphatase-1 isoform X1 has translation MTARQLVGLDFEVFGRVQGVFFRKYTQEKGRQLGLKGWCRNTDRGTVVGYVEGDKGKVEDMKRWLQYTGSPQSQIEKAEFRSEKEITETQFSDFKIKK, from the exons ATGACTGCGAGGCAGCTCGTCGGTTTAGACTTTGAAGTTTTCGGGAGAGTTCAGG gtGTCTTCTTCCGAAAG TACACTCAAGAAAAGGGTAGGCAATTGGGCCTGAAGGGATGGTGCAGAAATACGGATCGAGGGACCGTCGTCGGTTACGTAGAAGGAGATAAAGGAAAAGTAGAAGACAT GAAACGGTGGCTGCAGTACACAGGAAGTCCACAGTCGCAGATTGAAAAAGCTGAATTCCGCAGCGAGAAAGAAATCACGGAAACTCAATTCAGCGACTTCAAAATTAAGAAATGA
- the LOC124405482 gene encoding acylphosphatase-1 isoform X2: MQKTAALWRHLATVKVSYTQEKGRQLGLKGWCRNTDRGTVVGYVEGDKGKVEDMKRWLQYTGSPQSQIEKAEFRSEKEITETQFSDFKIKK, translated from the exons ATGCAAAAAACTGCGGCGTTATGGCGGCATCTAGCGACGGTGAAAGTGTCG TACACTCAAGAAAAGGGTAGGCAATTGGGCCTGAAGGGATGGTGCAGAAATACGGATCGAGGGACCGTCGTCGGTTACGTAGAAGGAGATAAAGGAAAAGTAGAAGACAT GAAACGGTGGCTGCAGTACACAGGAAGTCCACAGTCGCAGATTGAAAAAGCTGAATTCCGCAGCGAGAAAGAAATCACGGAAACTCAATTCAGCGACTTCAAAATTAAGAAATGA